A DNA window from Callospermophilus lateralis isolate mCalLat2 chromosome X, mCalLat2.hap1, whole genome shotgun sequence contains the following coding sequences:
- the Rbm3 gene encoding RNA-binding protein 3 isoform X2 has translation MSSEEGKLFVGGLNFNTDEQALEDHFSSFGPISEVVVVKDRETQRSRGFGFITFTNPEHASDAMKAMNGESLDGRQIRVDHAGKSARGTRGGAFGAHGRGRSYSRGGGDQGYGSGRYDSRPGGYGYGYGRSRDYSGSQGGYDRYSGGNYRDNYDN, from the exons ATGTCTTCTGAAGAAGGGAAGCTGTTCGTGGGAGGACTCAACTTCAATACTGATGAGCAGGCGCTGGAAGACCACTTCAGCAGCTTTGGGCCTATTTCTGAGG TGGTTGTTGTCAAGGACCGGGAGACTCAGCGATCCCGGGGTTTTGGCTTCATCACCTTCACCAATCCAGAACATGCCTCAGATGCCATGAAAGCCATGAATGGAGAG TCCCTGGATGGTCGGCAGATCCGGGTGGACCATGCAGGCAAGTCTGCCCGGGGCACCAGAGGGGGTGCCTTTGGGGCCCATGGGCGTGGTCGCAGCTACTCTAGAG GTGGTGGGGACCAGGGCTATGGGAGTGGCCGGTATGACAgtcgacctggaggatatggataTGGATATGGACGGTCCCGAGACTATAGTGGCAG CCAGGGTGGCTATGACCGCTACTCAGGAGGAAATTATCGAGACAATTATGACAACTGA
- the Rbm3 gene encoding RNA-binding protein 3 isoform X1 — MSSEEGKLFVGGLNFNTDEQALEDHFSSFGPISEVVVVKDRETQRSRGFGFITFTNPEHASDAMKAMNGESLDGRQIRVDHAGKSARGTRGGAFGAHGRGRSYSRGGGDQGYGSGRYDSRPGGYGYGYGRSRDYSGRSQGGYDRYSGGNYRDNYDN, encoded by the exons ATGTCTTCTGAAGAAGGGAAGCTGTTCGTGGGAGGACTCAACTTCAATACTGATGAGCAGGCGCTGGAAGACCACTTCAGCAGCTTTGGGCCTATTTCTGAGG TGGTTGTTGTCAAGGACCGGGAGACTCAGCGATCCCGGGGTTTTGGCTTCATCACCTTCACCAATCCAGAACATGCCTCAGATGCCATGAAAGCCATGAATGGAGAG TCCCTGGATGGTCGGCAGATCCGGGTGGACCATGCAGGCAAGTCTGCCCGGGGCACCAGAGGGGGTGCCTTTGGGGCCCATGGGCGTGGTCGCAGCTACTCTAGAG GTGGTGGGGACCAGGGCTATGGGAGTGGCCGGTATGACAgtcgacctggaggatatggataTGGATATGGACGGTCCCGAGACTATAGTGGCAG AAGCCAGGGTGGCTATGACCGCTACTCAGGAGGAAATTATCGAGACAATTATGACAACTGA